GTCGTGTCGATGAACGGCAGATTGGCCAGCCAGCGCAGATTGGCGCAGATCTCCTCTGTCGGCTCGCGGACGTACCACATCAGCTCGGCGCGCGGCTTTGCGTCCCCATGCACGCCCGACATCCGTTGCTCGCTCATGCCGTTGGTGAGAAGGACATAACCTTCGTCGGATCCCTCTTGGCAGACCGGCACGAAATCGCGGCCAAAGGCGTGGATGTCGATGCGGCGCTCCGCGCTGTCGGTGAAGCTGTGCTCGGGCTCGCCAAGCTTGCTTTCGTAGATCGCGAGCCGATGCCGATAGAGGTCGGCTACGGGTGACGGCTCGCTCGGGCCGGACATGAGCTTTGCAAGACGGGAGAACATGTGAACCTCGGGGGCAGATGTGGACCGGGATATCCGCGTTGTCGCGAGACGACGCGGGCCGGTTCAAATCCGCTCCACGAGGGCGGCGGTGATGCGCTTTAGTCCAGACCTTCTTGCGCGATAGTGCATTCGGCCGGGCTGTTCTCAGCGATGCGCTTCGTTCGGTCAGCCCGCGATCTTCTCGATCGCCGCCTGATCCAGCCCGAACTTCTTCCCGGCCTCCAGAATCTCCTGCCAGGTGGTCGGATCGACCGGGATGCCTTCGGCGAGGCGCTTCGTCTTGGTCTCGCGCTCGGGTTCTCCGGCGATCTTGACCTTGTCGACGCCGGGGCCGGGAGGCGAGCCGGTGTGCCAGGCAACAAAACTCTCGACTTCGCGTGCGAGGTTTTCGCCGGTGCCGAGCTTGCTCGGATCGATGACGATCGAGAGCATGCCGTTGAGGACGTTGTACTTGCCGTCGGACGGGCCCTTGACCACCTGCCCGCCGGAGAGCGCGCCGCCGAGGATTTCGCACACCAGCGCGAGCCCCGAACCCTTGTGCTCCCCGAACGGCAGGATGGCGCCGTGCGGCGGGATCACGGTGTAGCGCGGATTGGTGGTCGGCTTGCCTTCATTGTCGATGATGGTGCCGGGCTCGAGCTCGACGCCCTTGTTGTGCGCGACGCGGGTCTTGCCTTGCGCGATCCTGCTGGTGGCGAAGTCGAGCACGATCGGGTCCTTGCCCCTGCGCGGGATGCCGACGCAGAACGGGTTAGTGCCGTGGCGGGCATCGCTGCCGCCCCAGGGTGCCACGATCGGGCGCGAGATCACGTTGACGAAGTGGATCGACACCAGCCCGTGGTCGATGCACTGCTCGGCCCAGTGGCCGATGCGGCCGATGTGGTGCGAGTTGGAGAGGCCGACAAGACACACGCCGTTGCGCTTGGCGCGCTCGGTCGCCAGCTCCATCGCCTCGTGGCCGATCACCTGGCCGTAGCCGGTGACGCCGTCGAGGGTGAGAAGCGGGCCGGTGTCGAGCACGATCTTGACGTGCGAGTTCACGGCGAGGCCGCCGTTGGTGACGCTCTGGACATAGCGCGGGATCATGCCGACGCCGTGGGAGTCATGTCCCTTGAGATTGGCCTCGACGAGATTGGTGGAGACGAGCTCGGCCTCGCGGTCCGAGGAGCCGCCGGCCTTGACGATGGCATGGATGGCGTTGGTGAGCGGCTCTGCCTTGATGGTGCGGTAGTCGGCCATTGTTGTTTGCTCTTATCCTTTCACGATCCGGCGGCAGTGGACCCAGGCCGCCTCAATCAGGTTCTCGCTCGCCTCCGGCGTGCGGAAAGCCGAATGCGCCGACAGCGTCACGTTCGAAATCTTGGTCAGCGGGTGGTCCGCGGGCAGGGGCTCGATGTTGAAGACGTCGAGGCCGGCATGGCGGATATGGCCCGACTTCAGCGCGTCGATCATCGCGGCTTCGTCCACGATCGCGCCGCGGGCGGTGTTGATGAGGATGACGCCCGGCTTCATTTTCGCGATCTTCTCGCGGGTGATCATGCCGCGCGTCTCGTCGTTGAGCAACAGGTGCAGCGACACGACGTCGCTCCTGGCCAGCACAATATCGAGATCGGTGAACTCGATGCCGGGATAGGTCTTCGGCGAGCGGTTCCAGGCGATCACCTTCATGCCCGAGCCGGACGCGATGCGCGCAACTTCCGCGGCGATGCCGCCGAAGCCGATCAGGCCGAGCGTCTTGCCGGTGAGCTGCATGCCGTCCTCGCGCAGCCAATTGCCGGCGCGCATCTCGCGGTCCATCATCGCGATGACGCGGGCGGAGGACCACATCAGCGCGATCGCCGATTCCGCGACGGCGGTGTCGCCGTAGCCCTTGATCAGGTGCACGGAGATGCCGAGCTCGGCGAGCTCCTCGGGGTTCATGTAGCTGCGCGCGCCAGTGCCGAGGAACACGACGTGCTTGAGGCCGGCGCATTTCTTCGCGACCTCGGTCGGCAGCGCCGTGTGGTCGACGATCGCGATCTCGGCGCCGTCGAGGATTTCGGGGTATTGCTCGGGCTTGATATCGGGATCCCGGTGGATCCGCACCTGGGGATCACCCGGCTTCTCCAGCCGCTCCATGATTACGGCGAGGGCTTCGTTGGCGTCGACGAAAACTCCGCGCATGGCTCTCTCCGATCAGGACGCGACGCCGGCGATCGCCAGCACGGTATGCATGAGGACGTTGGTGCCCGCGGCGCAGTCGGGCTGCGTGGCGTCCTCCAGCTCGTTGTGGCTGATGCCGTCCTTGCAGGGCACGAACACCATCGCCGCCGGCATCACGGTGTTGAGGTTGCAGGCGTCATGGCCGGCGCCGGAGGTGATGCGGCGGGAGGAATAACCGAGCGTCTTGGCCGCGTTCTCGACCGCCGCGATCAGCTTGGGATCGAAATGCGTCGGCGGCTTGCGCCAGACGAGATCAATCTTCACGTCGACCTTGCGGCGCGCGGCGATCTCGGCAATCGCGGCACGCAAATCGCGATCGAGCGCATCCATGATGGCGCCATCCGCGCTGCGGCAATCCATGGTGAAGGCGATCTCGCCGGGGATGACGTTGCGCGAGGGATTTGCGATGACGGCCTCGCCAATGGTGCCGACGGCG
The genomic region above belongs to Bradyrhizobium arachidis and contains:
- a CDS encoding suppressor of fused domain protein; this translates as MFSRLAKLMSGPSEPSPVADLYRHRLAIYESKLGEPEHSFTDSAERRIDIHAFGRDFVPVCQEGSDEGYVLLTNGMSEQRMSGVHGDAKPRAELMWYVREPTEEICANLRWLANLPFIDTTWFGFGHRVALPWPPVAGTDFQTFLFLTPIIGPDKAIAEALEIAGDPVEILTVNLISHRELGLIKSRGLDPFLDLLDDNDYPPIFDPARKSYV
- a CDS encoding malate/lactate/ureidoglycolate dehydrogenase, which gives rise to MADYRTIKAEPLTNAIHAIVKAGGSSDREAELVSTNLVEANLKGHDSHGVGMIPRYVQSVTNGGLAVNSHVKIVLDTGPLLTLDGVTGYGQVIGHEAMELATERAKRNGVCLVGLSNSHHIGRIGHWAEQCIDHGLVSIHFVNVISRPIVAPWGGSDARHGTNPFCVGIPRRGKDPIVLDFATSRIAQGKTRVAHNKGVELEPGTIIDNEGKPTTNPRYTVIPPHGAILPFGEHKGSGLALVCEILGGALSGGQVVKGPSDGKYNVLNGMLSIVIDPSKLGTGENLAREVESFVAWHTGSPPGPGVDKVKIAGEPERETKTKRLAEGIPVDPTTWQEILEAGKKFGLDQAAIEKIAG
- a CDS encoding NAD(P)-dependent oxidoreductase; the protein is MRGVFVDANEALAVIMERLEKPGDPQVRIHRDPDIKPEQYPEILDGAEIAIVDHTALPTEVAKKCAGLKHVVFLGTGARSYMNPEELAELGISVHLIKGYGDTAVAESAIALMWSSARVIAMMDREMRAGNWLREDGMQLTGKTLGLIGFGGIAAEVARIASGSGMKVIAWNRSPKTYPGIEFTDLDIVLARSDVVSLHLLLNDETRGMITREKIAKMKPGVILINTARGAIVDEAAMIDALKSGHIRHAGLDVFNIEPLPADHPLTKISNVTLSAHSAFRTPEASENLIEAAWVHCRRIVKG